A region from the Methylocella sp. genome encodes:
- the hemA gene encoding 5-aminolevulinate synthase, producing MDYRRFFDDAITKLKGERRYRVFADLARDAAAYPRAVWRRGEEAQHSAVDVVVWCSNDYLCMGRHPQVIEAMTCAAAAHGVGSGGTRNISGNNHPLVELEAELADLHGKEAGLVFTSGWISNLATISTIGDVLPDCLILSDQLNHNSMIEGVRRSKAERKIFRHNDLAHLEQLLAEAGDQRAKLIVFESLYSMSGDIAPISQIADLAKRYNAMTYMDEVHAVGLYGAHGGGIGERDGVMDRIDVIEGTLAKGFGALGGYIAADRSIVDAVRSYAPSFIFTTSLPPSVAAAAKTAVHLLKQGEGVELRVMHQRQSMLTKHALSAAGLPVMANRSHIVPVLVGDAELCKAATDMLLERHSIYIQPINYPTVAKGTERLRITPSPLHTDAHIADLVEALVDVWESLKLPFVEQPKVLEFKREPVADPHCTYPEFKRAAE from the coding sequence ATGGATTATCGGCGCTTCTTCGATGATGCGATCACGAAGTTGAAGGGCGAGAGGCGCTATCGCGTCTTCGCCGATCTCGCGCGAGACGCCGCAGCTTACCCTCGCGCAGTATGGCGCCGGGGCGAGGAAGCGCAGCATAGCGCCGTCGATGTCGTCGTCTGGTGCTCCAACGATTATCTTTGCATGGGCCGTCATCCCCAGGTGATCGAGGCGATGACCTGCGCCGCAGCAGCGCATGGGGTCGGCTCCGGCGGAACCCGCAATATTTCCGGCAATAATCATCCCTTGGTGGAGCTGGAAGCTGAACTGGCCGATCTGCATGGCAAGGAAGCGGGCCTCGTCTTCACTTCGGGCTGGATCTCCAATCTCGCGACCATCTCGACGATCGGCGATGTTCTGCCCGATTGCCTCATCCTCTCCGATCAGCTGAACCACAATTCGATGATCGAGGGCGTCCGCCGGTCGAAGGCGGAGCGCAAGATTTTCCGGCACAATGATCTTGCTCATCTCGAACAGCTTTTGGCCGAAGCCGGTGATCAGCGCGCCAAGCTGATTGTTTTCGAGAGCCTTTATTCAATGAGCGGAGACATCGCTCCGATCAGCCAAATCGCCGATCTCGCCAAGCGCTACAACGCGATGACTTATATGGACGAAGTCCATGCGGTTGGCCTCTATGGCGCCCATGGCGGCGGCATTGGCGAGCGCGACGGCGTCATGGACAGAATCGACGTGATCGAGGGCACGCTCGCCAAGGGATTTGGCGCCTTGGGCGGCTATATCGCCGCCGATAGGTCGATCGTCGATGCGGTGCGCTCCTATGCCCCGTCTTTCATCTTCACCACCTCGTTGCCTCCCTCGGTCGCCGCCGCGGCCAAGACCGCCGTGCATCTCTTGAAGCAGGGCGAGGGCGTCGAGCTTCGGGTTATGCATCAGCGGCAGTCGATGCTGACCAAACATGCCTTAAGCGCCGCCGGCCTCCCGGTTATGGCGAACCGTTCCCACATCGTGCCGGTTCTCGTCGGCGACGCCGAGCTCTGCAAGGCCGCGACGGACATGCTGCTTGAGCGCCACTCGATCTATATTCAGCCGATCAACTATCCGACCGTCGCCAAGGGGACGGAGAGACTGCGCATCACGCCAAGCCCGCTGCACACCGATGCGCATATCGCGGATCTCGTCGAGGCCCTGGTCGACGTCTGGGAGAGCCTGAAACTTCCCTTCGTCGAACAGCCAAAAGTCCTCGAATTCAAGCGCGAGCCGGTTGCCGACCCGCATTGCACCTATCCTGAATTCAAGCGCGCGGCGGAATAG